The genomic DNA taaaaatatGCTGAATTACCTATTAGCAGTTGGGCCAGATTCATGGACGTATATTCGTGGATATTTGAGATACCGAAAATCCTCCTGAAGTACGAGTCActctgaatctaaaaatatgtcaTGACTCAGAGAAAGCCAACAAATTTTGAGGCACGTTGCGGCTCACGCCTCGCTTCCCTCTGCACCCTAAAGCAATAACAGATCCACCGTGACCCCTTTAGAAACCGGCATCTGGACTAGTAAACCCCGTTTGGTGTTTTGTCCTGCGTCTGCTCATCTGCTTGTTGACAACAGAGTGAAGGATGACTCATGTGACCATATGACTTATTTCCACTGCTCGCTGACTTTGTTCTCTGCATCATTACACTCACAAAAGtgcatttttagttttaataagGGGGTTTATGCACCGCATACCAGCACACTCATTggtatccctctctctctctctctctgtgaagtcGTCAGCGGACTCTTCTTGCTTCGTGCTTCAGATCTACGTTTTCCACGAGCTGAAAATTATACGATTCCAGCTGACATTTCGAGCAGAGTTTTCCACATGTTCATGATTGTGTGGTTTCATTTAGACAAACCGTTAAGTTTAAATGCTGCACAGTCATATGTCAGAACGTTTGATGTTGCGCCGTGAGATAAAATCTCTTCTCTTAGTCATGGTTGACAACACTTTTCGAGCCAAACAACCCgacagttttgtttgtgcatCTCCTCATCAAGCAGATAATCTGTCCAGAAGTTTAACCCGTGTCATTTTCCGGtttataaatacacaaaaaacatcTAAGTTGACTGTTTCTCCCACAgatataaatactttatttgttGGAATTCttgtaaaaattaaatttaaatgataaaGTTTTTTGGGAGGGTTTAGTAAGTGAAGATAAACAAgcgtgtctgtttctgtgtgaagaTGCCCCGAAGCGACCTGAGCTcatcaaataacagaaaacagattcacaatcatttataatttgtttatttgtttggaTCCACATCAGCTGTGGCCTAAAGCTCAGCGAGTCTTCCTGTTCTCTCCACGTTTAAAATCATTACACGCAAACACAAGTGAAAGAATGTCACATTATTCGTGACACAACGACGCTCCCAAAACACAGTATGTTAGagcatttttaatgttttcattaaattgtttacatttttgacCCTGCTGTTGATGCATGAGCTTTTCAGGAAAATAACCcacagctaatattactgactagcCCAGctatttcaccaagctctcaccaaccactaaaagacagtcccacatttactctcactcactctcattttctcttcttagcttctttctctgccattatgtccatagaagctccagctcctgttctggcatgacactggctctaCTCACCTCTTTAcctgtggtccaaaacacctgtggtgcaaacattaacactcccggtgctttgagctcacagtccgggcggcccagctaacaaactgagctaacagcagctacagttggtagCAGTTTACTGTAGTTACAGTAGTTAGTGATTTAACTACGtagtatatttacatatttagaagcacataaacaaataaagaaaaaaagaccaaatcggagcaagttaacaaagtctggtgggcaaaaacgctcctggtggggtttgaagtcgtgtgGAGAATGGACGAAAGCCCAGTAAGCTCTATTACACTGTCGTCTTGCttagctcctgttctagcacaacactggctccaatCCCTGGCAGCTGGGAGGACAtaagagggaaaaccagaaaaacattttctccataaaacatgatccagtttcaccaaaatcagtgaaatagttggtggtgtgtgacttagtgccgtgtAAAGCGTTACAgcggatcgatccaaatatcgatagtatcgataccaagtcggtatcggatcgatactagcctggtgttggattctttactttaagttccgctcttgtttgcaatgctgcggcAAAGAAGAAACAGCCAGGTCGCCGGACTCGTCGCTCCTGTGTCAGcgcagagcaaacaaacaagcacacgCAGTACGTACATGTTTTCAACAGAagaatggcagagaggaagaggagcgctGTGATTTCAAGCCGAAAACAAGACAGCAGCAAAATGTGGGATTTGTAAAAAAGCTAGTCAGGTATagtggaaacatttaaaaaaacatccagaagaaaacaatggagctacaaaaacaaagagagtagtttctcaacagtacttgtttgttttaatttgttcactggtttttatttaagatttttctgaaagaattgataataaagcattttttttatttatttataaactttgtccaaggttcccacgggtgctttaattccttgaaaatgcttgaatttcaattcagtgttttcaaggttgtgaaaatgcttgaattttttgtgaagtgcttgaaaatgcttgaaatttgtgtgatgtctatctcaataaaccaagagaaaactaaaatgtttcctaagcggctacgcgcttgatccgatgcctttacatgcagaactcagttatcatactCGCTTGGTGTTCTGCTGAGAAATACACcactcacaagctgagaatacaagccaattcacaattagttaaaaatcaaaacagtcaatctaccaccatatgaaataatgctaattagacccatattattatgccatacagtggcaccgctgcgcttccctTGAatgcttgaaggtgcttgaaaagtgcttgaaattgttcatgaaaaaggtgtgggaaccctgtttgtcctaattctgtcctgggcTTTAactatgtaaaaataaaaaaggaaacatcatcatcattattcaatgacgcatccaccttatttattgaaaagaatCGGTTTCATCGATACTGGCCTGTATTTACTTAGTAttggatcgataccaaaatatgcagtatggCACACCACTAGTACGAATGACAGacattcacctgatcacaggtcagctgagtttatgttgttttaaacgTGTGATTTTTATTCTGCAGTGTTGCTCCGTAAAAtgcatcaacattttaaatttccTCTGCTGTTATGTCAAAGCAGTTCAGGGTTTGTCACTCGGAGGCTGCCGTTGCTCCTCCTCcgggctcctcctcctccacctcctcctccgccctccTCATTACTGATGCGGCCACCCAGCGGACACTTTGAAGTCTGCCTGATGTGATCAGTGAGCTGCTGAAGTCCGGAGCGGAGACACGcacacgcagcagcagcagcagcaaagtgaGGAcgcttcctcctctctcacacacacacacacacacactttggatCTATAAAGTGTAAACACTGTGGTGcttttacgcacacacacacacactctcacacacacactctgtggaCTTTTTATGGAGGTGTTTGGAGTATGTCGGAGATGAAGATGCTTCAAACGGACTGACTCCGTCCTCTGGGACATTTAAGGACGTCcagctgttttttattatttttatttgtttaatggGGACATAACTGCTGTGTGCATGGATTAAACTAAACACCACCTGGACTTAAAGTAACGCGCATCCAcctctccaaaaaaacaaacaaacaacaacaaaaaaaaggcgCAGCGCCCTCTCTCCAATGAAATATCTCCCCGTTGCGGATCGACTAAGTAAGCGGATCGAGCTCAGTGAGACCAGCCGACAAACCAGTACCCGTCCCGGTGCTGTGGTCTCTTTGTTGACCCCTTTGGATCCACTTCGCCAAGCAAAGCGGCTTCCTATCCGAGTCATCAAGATGTTGACTGCGCACACAGGACACTTGCTACACCCGGAATATTTACAGCCTTTGACGTCCGCACCAGTGAGCATAGAGGTATGtgaaacatgattttaatgTCGCATACAGAGGGTTTACCTCAGCCTGCAGGGTGCTGGAcatgtaaaatgtcatttagattaaaaaaatatatgggTCAGACAGATTGCAtcatttttttatcatctttacGCACTGAAGTTAtgataaatcatgtttaagTCCAACATTCAGTGAATGAGCAACTTTATCTGGACTAAAGATGCAGGGCTGCAGCTGATTTTcacaattaatcatttatacctgaaatgtctcaaaacaaaacagcactcAGAGCAACgtaatgtctttaaatgtctcattttgttcGACTAAAAAGTCCAGAACATCTCAAATATGATGTCATAACAGtgcaagacaaagaaaaacaagttttttgcTCAAAAAATTGCTGAAATTGTGAAtcacttgtttaaaaaaaagcagttttagTGCCTCCATTTGGATGCTGTGGATTCATATTTTCACTTATTGTGATTAATCTGGTTAATAACtgctaattaaattaaaattcagttGCAGATCAGGTGAGTGTGAGTGGTTTACAGGCCTACAGATGACCACAGAGGCAtatttttgttgcattaaagcttaaacttcttcttttgttcAACTAAAAAGCCTCAAAACACCTTAAATACTTTGTCACAACAAtgtgagacaaagaaaaatgtgaattttcttATTTAAGAAGCTGAAACTGGAgagtattttgtattttttttttttttgcatagaaaatggctgaaatgattaatcagttgttaaaaaaagcagctggggttcatattttctgttattttgcaAACAAAGTGATTAATCTAGGTAATAATTGCTAATTATGTTAATTTATACAGTTTAGATTAGGTAAATATGAGTGGTTTACAGGCCTACAGATGACCACAGAGgcatatttttttgttgcattaaagCTAAAATGTCTCTGGGCAGAATAAAAATCACAGAGCTAATCAGAatctatattttgtttgtagctGGATGCCAAGAAGAGTCCGCTGGCCCTGCTGGCACAGACCTGCTCTCAGATCGGTAAACCAgatcctccgtcctcctcctcctcctcctcctccaagcTGGGCTCCTCTTGCAGCAGTCAGGGGGACAAGGAGCCCAGCAGTCGGTCATCCGCCTCCAGCTTGAAGCTCGGGGAGCACCGCCCCTCCCTGGAGGACAAGTGTAGCTTCAAGCCGTACAACAAAGGCAGCGGAGACTGTCGCAGAGATGGAGTGACCAgctccaacagcagcagcagcagcagtgataaAGTCGGGTTCAGGGTACCCAGCAATAATGTCACCTCTAACGGGAGTTCAACTACTGGCCAGCAGTCCGCCTATCCGCCCCACGCCGCTTCACCCAGCTCCAGGGCGAGCAGCAGCACCCCACCAGGACACACTCAGCAGCAGCCGCCTCACAAACAGAGCCAGTCTTCAGGTGGACAGTCCACGTCACACTCCCAGACTCTCCCGAATGGAGACTCTGCACACGAGCAGGGAAGTCctaccagcaccaccagcaaTAACAGTCACCCCAAAAAGGACGCTGACAAGATCAACTCGGACAGTCCTCACGACGCAAACTCCAGCCACGTCCGCGCCAGCACAAACTGCAGCAACGGCAGCTCCGACGACGGAGGTAAAGCTTCAGAGTCCGCCCAGCCGAGCCTCGGACCCGGACGCATTACGCCCATTTCTCCTTACAAGACGAGCCAGCCACTCTTCCCTCTGCCCTCCTCTAACATGGGCTACCACGGATCTGTAGTTGGGGCTTACGCCGGCTACCCGTCTCAGTTCGTCCCCGGGCTGGATCCGACAAAATCGAGCCTCGGCGTCGGAGGTATGGGAGTTCCCGGAAAGCACCCGAGCTCCAGCCCTCTCACGGgtgcctcccctccctccttcatgcAAGGCTTATGCAGGGACCCCTACTGTCTTAGCTATCCGAGTGTGTCCCATCTGGGCGGAAGCAACTGCAACTCCTGCATCCACGACCCCTCTTCCACCctcaaatcaaatttccccttGGTGTATCCATCCCACCCGCTCCACTCCCTCCACCAAAGCTCCCTATCGTCCAGCGtgacctcctccctctcacATCCCCTCTACACGTACGGCTTCATGCTCCCCAACGACCCCCTGCCCCACGCCTGTAACTGGGTGTCCGCCGGCGGGCCCTGCGACAAACGTTTCACCACGTCAGAGGAGCTCCTGGCTCACCTCCGCACGCACACGGCGCTCCCCGTGGGGATGGACAGTAAGCTTTCCTCCTCTGGACCAGCCTCCTGCCACCTTCACCTCCCACACCAGAGCAGTCCAGGCTCCATGCCCAGCTCCCTCTCCCTCAGGGCTCCCCCCAGCCTGGGTTTAGCTCGCTATCACCCCTACAGTAAAGTCCACCTTCCCCCTGGACCGTCCTCCCTGTCCCTGCACTCTCTGCCCACCACAGGCCCGTACTACCCTCATTACGCCCTCTACAGTCAAAGACTCGGATCTGCATCCGCTCTGGGCTACCAGTGATACACCATCTACTCCTATGTTTAAAGGAATGGGTCGACATTTTGGGAAGTAGGCTCAGTCGCTTTCTGGCCCGGGGTTAAGacgcttagcttagcttagcacaaacactggaaaccaATGGAAACTGCTAGCCAGTTTTCAGGCAACAAGATTTAGCAAGTTGGAAGTCCTAGCCAAGAAATATACCTCACCTCACCAGCTATATATTAAACAATGTGTTGAGGTACTGGTCTGCAGATCTTGTTGCTCCTAGACAGaaccaggctagcagtttccctctgtttccagtgtttgtgctaagctaagctaatcgcCTCCCGCCCTTAGCCTTTTAAtataacagaaacattaaaaagtggTGGGGGTTTTTTCTCACCTAACTCACCACCAGAAAGCCAATaagcatattttaaaaacagactgacCACACTCCAGctctgcttagcttagcttagcttagcttagcttagcttagcacaaatgctggaaacagggggaaacagctagccagTTTCCAGGCAACAAAGATTTCGCCAGCCAAGAAACATACCAACCCAAAACCAGCTACATATTCAACAAACATGATATAGTGTGGTCGAGAgatcttgttgtttgttttcaacagagccaggctagcagtttccccctgtttacagtctttatgctaagctaagctaatcacctcCCGCCAGAAAGCCAGTGAGCTTATTTTTCCCACCCCCAAAATATCGATCCATAACTTTAAGTTTGTACTTAATTGCGGCAAGTTGCTGCTCCCCTCTAACTTTAAACTGGGTTCACGTGGGAACTACGACGGAAGTGCAAGTCCTGGATTTTGACTTGAGTGCatcttcacacttttttttctttccacattaTATTTGAGATTTTCTAATCAGGCTCCACTCCGCTAAAGATCAGAGGACACATGTGGCATCTTGCATGTCTGCACATTGTCCCCAttggatactttttttttttttttttcttgcaacaGCAGACATGACTGCCCCCCCTTTGGTGACTTGTTGCCGCCCCATGGGCTCGGCAAACATTGACGGTTTTGGACGCTGTGTGATAGCACTTGGGATGTTCAGGGTTCTCTCTCTGCGAATGACGATGATTTAAGTGCAGGAAATATCTGTAGTGGTGCGGCAGGGATGGCAATAAGCTGCCGCTGTGGACTGATAGAGGTAAAAATCGGGCCCCTTGCAAGAGATGCATGTAAGCTTGACACAGCGTACACGCTTAACTGTTTATTCAGCCCCATCAGTTtgtgatgatttgtttttggatCCTTATGTTCTGTTTATTCCTACTGAGaaagttgtatttattttttaaacccGGGGAATCTggctttcatgtttttccataTAAATCTATTCTCATTTTACAATCCTCTCTGAGCAGACATGTGGGAAGCCAGATGACAGATGTTGGAGAACGATGAATGTTGaagatcacatctctctctttctctttgaacTCGTCagcttttttgattttttttttcttctttttttaatttccacagcaaatcaataataataataataaagaaaagaaaaagaaaagaaatgagatgtgatattttttgtaaaaattgGATTACCCTGTGGTGGTGTCCAGTTAAAAGTGGAGGTCatattttgttaaaataaatcacactgaaGATGTTTATCCTGTTGTCTTCATTTCTCTGGTTCCGGTCGGTCTTTCTTTGGGTTGAATGATTAACACAGATTCGTGGAGGTTAATCTCTTGCACTTTATTTGACCTTTTCTCATTGAAATCAGTGGAGAGGACACAATCTGATGCActtacaacaacaataaaaaaacatggtaTGTACACGCCCATGTCAGAAAATATCACCTACATATAGGGGCAACTAACATGGTAAAGGTTCCTGGTTCCAATCCCCTGACTTTGGGACCTTTTGGTGTTGACTTTGATGGGTTTTCTCCAAAGACGTGCATCTTACAGCACCGTTGAGTGACCCTGCTTattgaaaatggatgaatggatcgcctaaatgttttctgatataCCTTTAGGGTTTTAAAACACGGTGTATAAACTCTCAACCCGAAAAAATATCACCTAAATATAGGGGCAACATGTGTGCCTCACAAGCATGGAGAAGGTTTCTGGTTCTTCTTGGTTCAGTTGGGGTCTTTGGTgtgcagtttgcatgttctcctgttagttcctcccacagttcaaagacatgcaggttaattggtgactctaaattacctGTAGGTAGTATGAGATGATCCAAAACGTGGCGACTCATCTGGCTCTACCTGTAGCTACACACATTAAATTGAAATCCTGAATGTTTGCCTACAAAGTGGTCTCCGCTCCTGCACCCATCTACTTGAATGTCCTCATATGGACATGGTACGTACACTCTTATGGGAAATTACAAGAACTATCACCTAAATATAGCGGTGACACGTGATGCATTGCCTCACAAGCATGGGGAGGGGGGTTCCTAGTTTGAATCCCAAAGGCTTGGGGCCTTTCTGTATAAAGTTTGCATGGGCTATTTGGACTTATTCAGGGTGTATCCCACCTTTtacccagtgtcagctgggatcgacTCAAGCCCGAGCCACTCCGCCACCCTGGTTATTAAAAATGGATGTATGGATCACTGTTTAGGGTGTTAACTTCTCTGTCAGCTCTCTTTCTGTTGCTTTCCGCATGAACAAACCACTTCAAACGTCTTCCAGGACAAACTATTTAAACCGCATCGCGTCTACGAAGGCCTGTTTTCACTCCACCTTCAAGTGTGGCCATCTATAAACACTTTTCAACGACGTACAAACTCGTTCTGATGGAGTATATCTCGGCCCCTCGGGGTGGGAAAAAGAAGTGAAGTATTGAAAGAAAGATGTAAACTTGTGTCAGCCTGGCTTTTTGATGCTGAGTGGATTTGTACCAGTGGCTATTTTTACTGCGAAAGAATCACATGATTGATGACTTTGAGGTGTGCTTTACTTCCTCTAATTTTTCACGGTGTCGACAGCAGCTTACGAGCAGACCACAGGG from Larimichthys crocea isolate SSNF chromosome IX, L_crocea_2.0, whole genome shotgun sequence includes the following:
- the LOC104939342 gene encoding zinc finger protein 703, translating into MKYLPVADRLSKRIELSETSRQTSTRPGAVVSLLTPLDPLRQAKRLPIRVIKMLTAHTGHLLHPEYLQPLTSAPVSIELDAKKSPLALLAQTCSQIGKPDPPSSSSSSSSKLGSSCSSQGDKEPSSRSSASSLKLGEHRPSLEDKCSFKPYNKGSGDCRRDGVTSSNSSSSSSDKVGFRVPSNNVTSNGSSTTGQQSAYPPHAASPSSRASSSTPPGHTQQQPPHKQSQSSGGQSTSHSQTLPNGDSAHEQGSPTSTTSNNSHPKKDADKINSDSPHDANSSHVRASTNCSNGSSDDGGKASESAQPSLGPGRITPISPYKTSQPLFPLPSSNMGYHGSVVGAYAGYPSQFVPGLDPTKSSLGVGGMGVPGKHPSSSPLTGASPPSFMQGLCRDPYCLSYPSVSHLGGSNCNSCIHDPSSTLKSNFPLVYPSHPLHSLHQSSLSSSVTSSLSHPLYTYGFMLPNDPLPHACNWVSAGGPCDKRFTTSEELLAHLRTHTALPVGMDSKLSSSGPASCHLHLPHQSSPGSMPSSLSLRAPPSLGLARYHPYSKVHLPPGPSSLSLHSLPTTGPYYPHYALYSQRLGSASALGYQ